A genomic region of Ewingella sp. CoE-038-23 contains the following coding sequences:
- a CDS encoding RusA family crossover junction endodeoxyribonuclease has protein sequence MKTYVITPIPKPRMTQRDRWAQRPPVLRYRAFCDEVRLKGISLPESGWHVTFVLPMPASWSKKKKADMAGKPHQQKPDKDNLEKALLDAIFVDDCRIWDGRVTKVWGESGQIIIGEIR, from the coding sequence ATGAAAACATACGTGATCACGCCTATCCCGAAGCCTCGCATGACACAGCGTGACCGCTGGGCGCAGCGCCCGCCAGTGCTCCGGTACCGTGCGTTTTGCGATGAGGTGCGGCTCAAGGGGATCTCATTGCCTGAGAGTGGCTGGCACGTCACGTTTGTTTTGCCGATGCCCGCCAGTTGGAGCAAAAAGAAAAAGGCTGACATGGCGGGCAAGCCGCATCAGCAAAAGCCCGATAAAGACAATCTGGAAAAAGCGTTGCTCGATGCGATTTTCGTGGACGACTGCCGAATTTGGGACGGTCGAGTAACAAAGGTTTGGGGTGAATCCGGTCAGATAATCATTGGAGAAATTAGATGA
- a CDS encoding recombination protein NinB gives MDDFCLHETTKAQLWPVLKELVASGKRYRVSIVEWRDKRSLSQNALLWKWNGEIASQVARAGKGKFTAEQLHEYLKDLYCPPKAITVMGETRYVKSTKLLDTGEMTLYLEQVDAWAHQRNFRLTIPARCEYQQLRNQQVA, from the coding sequence ATGGATGACTTCTGCCTGCACGAAACGACGAAAGCACAGCTCTGGCCTGTTCTCAAAGAGCTGGTTGCGTCGGGCAAGCGCTACCGCGTCAGCATCGTTGAGTGGCGCGATAAGCGCTCGCTGAGCCAGAACGCGCTCCTGTGGAAATGGAACGGTGAGATCGCCAGCCAAGTGGCGCGGGCCGGAAAAGGCAAGTTCACTGCCGAGCAACTGCATGAATACCTCAAAGACCTGTATTGCCCGCCAAAGGCGATAACCGTCATGGGCGAAACGCGCTACGTGAAGTCCACCAAGCTGCTCGATACAGGAGAAATGACCTTGTATCTCGAGCAAGTCGATGCGTGGGCACATCAGCGCAACTTTCGCCTGACAATCCCCGCGCGCTGCGAATACCAACAACTCAGAAATCAGCAGGTGGCATAA
- a CDS encoding replicative DNA helicase: MNQEIEASVIGGLMVSGLTPDAGDVLATLEADSFSVPFYRETFKEIKRQANNRGLIDALMIAEAMGEEHFANVMETMRKCPSAANLKGYARIVSEFSQIRQFQRLMETYYDQITTSNNHERAIDTIQEFVSQVMNINRSHDEIQPVHIDELLGSYGELLEHRLLNGEESDTLKTGIAELDEITGGLNNEDLIVVAARPGMGKTEFALKVAEGVAESKVRIGEEDLPRGVLIFSMEMSAQQVIERQLAGASNMPVSSLRKPSRMNDEDWARISMGISRLQGLQVWVVDASNLTVEQMRAIAERLKRKHPNLSLIMADYLGLIKKPRAERNDLAIAHISGSLKRMAKELKTPVISLSQLNRDVESRPKGQKRPVNSDLRDGGSIEQDADGIYMLYRDGVYEPDSPAAPFAEIIVTKNRFGELGTVYQEFRNGHFMPTDQVRAAEICKVRPQPAASQRTYAKRDI; the protein is encoded by the coding sequence ATCAATCAAGAAATCGAAGCGAGTGTGATCGGTGGCCTGATGGTGAGCGGACTCACCCCCGACGCTGGCGATGTTCTGGCAACGCTCGAGGCTGATTCGTTCAGCGTGCCGTTCTACCGTGAGACGTTCAAAGAGATTAAGCGGCAAGCGAATAACCGTGGCCTGATCGACGCGCTAATGATTGCCGAAGCAATGGGGGAAGAGCACTTCGCAAACGTCATGGAAACCATGCGCAAATGCCCGTCGGCGGCGAACCTTAAAGGCTATGCGCGCATCGTGAGCGAGTTCTCGCAGATCCGCCAGTTCCAGCGGCTCATGGAAACCTATTACGACCAGATCACCACGTCGAACAACCACGAACGAGCGATCGACACGATTCAGGAATTCGTCAGCCAGGTGATGAACATCAACCGCTCGCACGATGAGATACAGCCAGTTCACATCGATGAGCTGCTCGGCTCGTATGGCGAGTTACTTGAACACCGTCTGCTGAACGGCGAAGAGTCCGACACGCTGAAAACGGGCATTGCCGAGCTGGACGAAATTACTGGCGGCCTGAACAACGAGGATTTGATCGTGGTGGCCGCGCGTCCGGGCATGGGCAAAACCGAGTTTGCGCTGAAGGTTGCCGAGGGCGTCGCTGAAAGCAAGGTTCGCATTGGCGAGGAAGACCTCCCGCGCGGTGTTCTGATTTTCTCCATGGAAATGAGCGCCCAGCAGGTTATCGAACGCCAGTTAGCTGGTGCGTCCAACATGCCAGTATCTTCACTGCGCAAGCCTTCCCGCATGAACGATGAGGACTGGGCGCGGATCTCCATGGGCATTAGCCGCCTGCAAGGGCTGCAAGTTTGGGTTGTTGATGCGTCAAACCTTACGGTTGAGCAGATGAGGGCCATTGCCGAGCGCCTCAAGCGTAAGCATCCAAACCTTTCGCTGATCATGGCCGACTACCTTGGCCTGATTAAAAAGCCGCGCGCTGAGCGCAACGACCTCGCTATCGCCCATATCTCCGGCAGCCTGAAGCGTATGGCGAAAGAGCTGAAAACGCCCGTTATCTCCCTGAGCCAGCTCAACCGTGACGTTGAGAGCCGACCAAAGGGGCAAAAACGCCCGGTTAACTCAGACCTGCGTGACGGCGGCTCAATCGAGCAGGATGCGGACGGGATTTACATGCTCTACCGCGACGGCGTTTACGAGCCGGACAGCCCGGCCGCACCATTCGCTGAAATCATCGTGACCAAAAACCGCTTTGGTGAACTCGGTACCGTTTACCAAGAATTCAGAAACGGCCACTTCATGCCGACCGACCAGGTCCGCGCAGCCGAAATCTGCAAGGTTCGCCCGCAGCCGGCGGCGTCACAACGCACTTACGCGAAGAGGGATATCTGA
- a CDS encoding replication protein — protein MNSTAEILQFRAKEEREEPRVADLDDGFTRVANELLDAVLASGLTEIQLHIVVAVWRKTYGWNKKMDWISNEEFERMTTKDRTKCSTAKNQLIRMQVLTQRGRHVGMNKNISDWKTKVNGFGKTFTESVKKSFTESVKGSLPNQSNTKDTIQKTERQDPPKAPEGQNGKEFSEQVLAEAKQALEYYNEITDGSCRSAEPFAVLLTETKSRSAYTLQDLQLVVRWVVRTWKRRNNTVAKPMNICRVNRFDGYLSDAEAWQKTCVDIDCQAVIDTYNAVTDGRMAPAELYRDRELAIRELACHLAKQTVDGFRAYFEAFLTDAREFHFGGPDGLGWRANFDYLMKPETLRNVKEGTL, from the coding sequence ATGAATAGCACTGCTGAAATACTTCAATTTCGCGCTAAAGAAGAGCGCGAGGAGCCTCGCGTGGCCGATCTTGATGATGGGTTTACCCGTGTTGCTAATGAGCTGCTGGACGCTGTTCTTGCTTCAGGGTTAACCGAGATTCAGCTTCACATTGTGGTGGCCGTGTGGCGTAAAACCTACGGCTGGAACAAAAAAATGGACTGGATCAGCAACGAAGAGTTTGAGCGTATGACAACCAAGGACCGGACAAAATGTTCTACCGCTAAAAATCAGCTTATACGCATGCAGGTGCTCACTCAACGTGGTCGTCATGTAGGCATGAACAAGAACATTTCTGACTGGAAAACCAAGGTTAACGGATTTGGTAAAACCTTTACCGAATCAGTAAAGAAAAGTTTTACCGAATCAGTAAAGGGGTCTTTACCGAATCAGTCAAACACAAAAGACACTATTCAAAAGACAGAAAGACAAGATCCCCCTAAAGCCCCCGAGGGGCAGAACGGAAAGGAATTTTCAGAGCAAGTTCTGGCAGAAGCAAAACAGGCTCTGGAGTATTACAACGAGATCACAGACGGCAGTTGCCGTTCTGCAGAACCGTTCGCCGTGCTGCTGACTGAAACCAAGTCTCGCAGCGCCTACACCCTGCAAGACTTGCAGTTGGTCGTTCGCTGGGTAGTTCGCACTTGGAAGCGCCGAAATAACACCGTGGCCAAGCCGATGAACATCTGCCGTGTCAATCGCTTCGACGGTTACCTGTCCGACGCAGAAGCCTGGCAGAAAACCTGCGTTGATATCGACTGCCAAGCGGTGATTGACACCTACAACGCGGTAACCGACGGACGCATGGCGCCAGCCGAGCTTTACCGCGACCGTGAGCTGGCGATCCGCGAATTAGCCTGCCACCTCGCTAAACAGACCGTAGACGGCTTTAGAGCTTACTTCGAGGCATTCCTGACCGATGCACGGGAATTCCACTTCGGTGGCCCTGACGGCCTCGGCTGGCGCGCTAATTTCGATTATCTGATGAAGCCTGAGACGCTGCGCAACGTGAAGGAAGGGACACTGTGA
- a CDS encoding CII family transcriptional regulator encodes MADEIGMDESTLSRWKTGHIEQFCKLLAALGLQLAPPEAVLVRRDYLFSMETLAEIGMKAERMRPEPIGFN; translated from the coding sequence ATCGCTGATGAAATTGGGATGGACGAATCGACGTTGAGTCGCTGGAAGACTGGCCACATTGAGCAGTTCTGCAAGTTACTTGCAGCGCTCGGTTTGCAGCTCGCGCCACCCGAGGCTGTCTTGGTGCGCCGGGATTATCTGTTCTCGATGGAGACACTGGCGGAAATAGGTATGAAGGCTGAGCGCATGCGGCCTGAGCCAATAGGATTCAATTGA
- a CDS encoding Cro/Cl family transcriptional regulator, with the protein MEELRIFLNALSQEQQREFAVKCATSIGYLRKAISKNQELGAALCVLIESASQGAVSRQNLHPTDWQKIWPELARGGAVHRKTANAA; encoded by the coding sequence ATGGAAGAGCTACGCATTTTTCTAAATGCCTTGTCTCAAGAGCAGCAAAGAGAGTTCGCAGTGAAATGCGCAACTTCCATCGGCTATCTACGCAAAGCAATTAGTAAAAATCAGGAACTTGGTGCCGCACTTTGCGTGCTCATCGAATCAGCCTCTCAGGGGGCGGTGAGCCGGCAAAACCTGCACCCAACCGACTGGCAAAAGATCTGGCCTGAACTGGCAAGAGGTGGCGCCGTTCATCGGAAGACAGCTAATGCCGCATAA
- a CDS encoding S24 family peptidase, with protein MYENRRVKLAEYIDSLGVGGQKKVADAIGKDASYVSRMLYPDDKAGRKRIGEESVLLLETKLNLPRGWFDGIAETHTTIPDTIEYAGAVRLGAVPVIGEAILGVDGMIDMVEVRAGWLQIYSPDRDAYGLKVKGDSMHPRIQSGEFVVIEPNTQVHSGDEVFVRTSDGHNMIKIMTKTRDGNYQLSSINNDHKPITLESHQIDKMHFVSAIVKATRYMDNDEMPPQL; from the coding sequence ATGTACGAAAATCGGCGGGTAAAACTTGCTGAGTACATAGATAGCTTGGGCGTGGGCGGACAAAAAAAGGTCGCTGATGCCATTGGAAAAGATGCAAGCTACGTTTCGCGAATGCTCTACCCTGACGATAAAGCGGGGAGAAAGCGCATTGGTGAAGAGTCTGTTCTGCTTCTTGAAACCAAACTAAACCTTCCTCGAGGATGGTTTGATGGTATTGCTGAAACTCACACAACAATCCCAGATACGATCGAATATGCAGGCGCAGTACGATTGGGTGCTGTGCCTGTCATAGGCGAAGCAATATTGGGAGTTGATGGCATGATTGATATGGTTGAAGTCAGGGCTGGATGGCTTCAAATATATAGCCCTGATCGAGATGCATATGGGCTAAAGGTTAAAGGTGACAGCATGCACCCAAGAATTCAGTCTGGCGAGTTTGTGGTTATTGAGCCAAACACTCAAGTTCACTCTGGTGATGAGGTCTTTGTAAGGACAAGTGACGGCCATAACATGATTAAAATCATGACCAAAACCAGAGATGGTAATTACCAATTATCAAGCATAAATAACGACCACAAACCGATTACATTAGAAAGCCATCAGATCGATAAAATGCACTTCGTTTCAGCCATTGTTAAGGCAACACGTTATATGGACAATGACGAAATGCCTCCCCAGCTCTAG